In Bacteroidales bacterium, a genomic segment contains:
- a CDS encoding 3-phosphoshikimate 1-carboxyvinyltransferase yields the protein CSGVSRIKGVHRLIHKESNRAEAIYEMLKKLGLKVEFEGDEMLIEGGKVRGGTVSSFHDHRMAMMAALLGLTAKDAIQITEAESINKSYPQFYEDMQSIGLQIKTIT from the coding sequence CTGTTCTGGTGTGAGTCGGATAAAAGGAGTTCATCGGTTAATTCATAAAGAAAGCAATAGGGCAGAAGCGATTTATGAAATGCTGAAGAAATTAGGTTTAAAAGTTGAATTTGAAGGAGATGAAATGCTTATTGAAGGAGGAAAAGTAAGGGGCGGAACTGTTTCTTCATTTCACGATCATAGGATGGCGATGATGGCTGCTTTGTTAGGCTTAACGGCAAAAGATGCGATACAAATAACAGAAGCTGAAAGTATCAATAAATCCTATCCTCAGTTTTATGAGGATATGCAGAGCATTGGGCTTCAAATTAAGACAATTACATAA